One region of Candidatus Eisenbacteria bacterium genomic DNA includes:
- a CDS encoding acyl carrier protein yields MAGAAEVLREFILENFLFGDRNAPLSPDDSFSERGIVDSTGILELVAFVEESFGLSIGDEEIVPENFDSIARLTQFIDRKRSAAPNAG; encoded by the coding sequence GTGGCCGGTGCCGCGGAGGTTCTGAGGGAGTTCATTCTGGAGAATTTCTTGTTCGGCGACCGGAACGCGCCCCTCTCTCCGGACGACTCCTTCTCCGAGCGGGGCATCGTCGACTCGACCGGAATTCTAGAGCTTGTCGCCTTCGTCGAGGAATCGTTCGGGCTCTCCATTGGCGACGAGGAGATCGTCCCCGAGAATTTCGATTCGATCGCCCGGCTCACCCAATTCATCGACCGAAAGAGGAGTGCCGCTCCGAATGCGGGTTGA